In Parageobacillus sp. KH3-4, the genomic window AAGTTTAAAAGATAATGCTATAATAAACTTTGCGGAATTTTGTATGATCGATTCGAAATAAGGCGAAACAGCTCGAGTGGTAACATCAAAGAAAACGAGATTAGGTGATCAAGCATGATTGAGATGCAAGATGTATACAAGACGTATCCGAACGGCGTAGTAGCGCTGAACGGGGTGAACGTCCGCATTAAGCAAGGGGAATTTGTGTATGTCGTTGGACCAAGCGGCGCGGGAAAATCGACGCTTGTGAAAATGATATACCGTGAAGAAAAACCGACAAGTGGCACCATTATGGTCAACGGCGTAAATCTTGCAAAATTAAGAGACAGCAAAGTTCCATTATTGCGCCGGCATATCGGGGTCGTCTTTCAAGACTTCAAATTGCTTCCTAAGCTAACGGTATATGAAAATGTAGCGTTTGCTTTGGAAGTAATTGAAGAATCGCCGAAAGTGATTCGCAACAAAGTGATGGAAGTGCTCGAATTAGTCGGTCTAAAGCATAAAGTGCGCTCATATCCAGATGAGCTTTCCGGGGGGGAGCAGCAGCGTGTTTCGATCGCTCGCTCGATTGTGAACTCTCCGAAAATTGTCATTGCTGATGAACCGACAGGAAATTTAGACCCGGAAACATCATGGGGAATTATGGAATTATTTGAAAAAATTAATAATCGCGGTACAACAATTGTGATGGCGACACATAATCGCGAAATTGTCAATACGATTAGACGCCGCGTCATCGCAATGGAAAACGGGAAAATCGTCCGTGATGAGGCGAAGGGAGAATACGGCTATGAGGCTTAACACTCTAAAACGCCACATGCGGGAAAGCGCGAAAAGTCTTGGCAGAAACGGATGGATGACGTTCGCTTCCATCAGTGCGGTGACCGTTACGTTGCTATTAGTCGGCGTTTTTTTAGTCGTCATGTTTAATATGAACCATTTTGCGAAAAAGATTGAAAACGATGTTGAAATTCGCGTCCATATTGACGTGGCGGCGAACGATCAAGATAAACAAGCGCTTCGCGCGCAGATTGAAGCGATTCCTGAAGTGAAGGACATACGCTATTCTTCGAAAGAACAAGAATTGAAAAACTTAATTAAAAGTTTCGGAGAAGAAGGTTCTTCGTTCCGTTTGTTTGAACAAGATAATCCGCTAAGCGATGTTTATGTTGTCAAGACGGAAAAACCGACAGACACGATCAAAGTGGCCAAACGGATTGAAAAGTTCCAATTTGTGCACAAAGTGAATTACGGCCAAGGTCAAGTCGAAAAATTGTTCAGCACGTTGAAAGTGGCGCGAAACATCGGGATTGTGCTGATTATCGGCCTGTTGTTCACTGCAATGTTTTTAATCTCGAATACGATTAAAATTACGATTTTTGCGCGGCGGCGCGAAATTGAGATTATGAGATTAGTAGGAGCGACGAACGGGTTTATTCGTTGGCCGTTCTTTTTGGAAGGATTGTGGCTTGGTGTCATTGGCGCGATTTTTCCAATTGTTTCGATCTTGGTCGTTTATTATAACATTTACAAATTTTTAGAGCCGAAAATTACGGTTCCGTTTATCGAGCTTCTGCCGTTTTATCCGTTTATGTGGCAAATCAGCTTGATTTTACTTATTTTTGGGGCGTGCATTGGCGTTTGGGGAAGCATGATGTCTGTCCGCAGATTTTTGAAAGTTTAATAGAAAATAGAAAATAAAAGGGAGAGGAGAATGGATTTATGAAAAGAAGGAAAGTGATGGCGCTTGCTGCGGCGACGGCGTTGAGCATCGGAATTTTTCCACATTTTGCAAACGCGGTAAGCGACCGGGAAATTCAAGAAAAACGGGATGCGATTAACGCCATTCGTTCCAAACAGTCTGCGGTTCAAAATAAAATAAACAATGCTGATCAACAAATTCAAAAATTGCAGACACAGCAAAAAACGCTCTCTTCGGAAATTGACAAGCTCGATTTAGCGGTGGAAGAGACGAGCGGAAAAATCCGCAGCTTGTCGGCGGACATTCAAAAAACAAAACAAGATGTGGAAACGTTGAAGCGAGAAATCGCTGAAATACAAGAGCGTATCGAAAAGCGGAACGAGATTTTAAAAGAACGCGTTCGCTCGCTGCAGGAAAGCGGCGGAGTGATCAGCTATCTTGAAGTATTGCTTGGGTCGCAAAGCTTCAGCGATTTCATTGACCGCATCAGCGCAGTGACAACCATTTTTGAGGCGGACAAACAAATCATTCGCGAACAACAGGCCGATAAAGCGCTGAAAGAGAAAAAAGAAAAGGAACTTACCGATAAACTAAATAGCCTTCAAGCTGATTTGAAAGAACTAGAGCAGCTTAAGCAAAAATTAAATGAGCAAATCAACCAAAAGAATCAATTAATGGCGAATTTGAAACAAAAAGAGCAAGAACATCATGAAATGAAAATGGCGCTCGCGGAAGAACAAGAACTGTTGAGAAAGCAGGAAGCAGCTGTGAAATATCAGCTTCAACAGCTGATGGAGAAAAAACGGGCGGAAGAAGCAGCAAAACGTAGAGTGGTTGCTGACCATACATATTCATCTTCATCCTCATCCGGAAGCGGAAGTAATGACACTTATAGCGGTGGTTCATCTAGTTCTCGAGGCGCGTCGAACGTTCCGCCTGTTACAAGCGGTGCGTTTATGAGACCGGCGAACGGTCCGATTACGTCTGGATTTGGCTATCGCAGCTTTGGCGGCGGCGAGTTCCATCCAGGAATCGATATTGGCAAACGCGGTGCCGTTGTTCCTGTTGTTGCGGCGGCTGACGGATATGTGTTCCGGTCGTATTTGTCTAGCAGCTATGGAAACGTCATTTTCATTACTCATGTGATTAATGGGCAAGTATACACGACCGTATACGCGCATCTTGAAGCTCGTCTCGTCGGCGAGGGACAAGCTGTTCGCAAAGGGCAAGTCATCGGTTATATGGGCAATACTGGCCGTTCCACAGGGCCTCATCTTCACTTCGAACTGCATCGCGGCCAATGGAACCCGGCGAAATCCAATGCGGTAAATCCGCTTGATTATATTAATTTTTAAACGTTAAGCCGAGCAGTGTCCCACTGCTCGGTTTTTTATCTATATCAAGGTGTCTATTTTCGAAGGGAATAACGGTTGGACGTATCGCAAAGCGCATGGCCATGATAAAATTTCGCTTTCAGTTCGGTGAACTTGGACCGCTGAAAAACAAAGCCATTTTTGAGCGGAAGGCAATCATTTTTGTTGACAGGCCCAAATGGCTGTTTTATTATTTATCTTGAATTCAAGATTTATGAAACAAAGATAATATCGAAAGGAGTGTTTTGGTGATGGCAAGCATCGGATTGTTATTAATCCGTTTAGTTTTTGGACTTACATTCGCGGGGCATGGAGCCCAAAAGTTGTTCGGCTGGTTTGGCGGGCACGGACTTAAGGGAACGGCCGGCTGGATGGAGTCGATCGGGTTAAAACCAGGAAAGGCGATGGCGTTTGCGGCAGGGGCAAGCGAACTAGTCGGCGGTATTTTATTCGCCATTGGTTTATTGACTCCGCTTGCTGCTTTATTAATGGTTGTGCCGATGATCGTGGCAATCGCAAAAGTGCATGGGCCAAACGGATATTGGGCGACGCAAAACGGATATGAGTACAATCTGGCAATTATCGTGGTTGCCATTGGGGTGGCGCTCATCGGTCCGGGGCAGTATGCGCTCGATGCGATTATTTTTGAATAAACTTATCGATAAATAAAATAAGGAGAGAGTGTGTATATGATTCAAGTATATCCCGCGCAATCCCGCTATCATGCGGATTATGGATGGTTAAAGACATACCATAGCTTTTCTTTTGGCGACTATTATGATCCTAATAATATCCATTTTGGTCCGATGCGTGTATTAAACGATGATTTTGTCGCTCCGCTGAGAGGATTTGGCGCCCACCCTCATCAAGAAATGGAAATTGTTTCGATTGTGCTAAAAGGATATTTAAAACATGAGGACAGCGCGGGGCATACCGCGACGACAACGTTTGGCGGCGTGCAGCGGATGTCGGCAGGGACAGGGATCGTGCATTCGGAAACGAACCCATCGCCAACCGAAGAAGTGAATTTTTTGCAGCTATGGTTTTTTCCTGAAGTCCGCGGGTTAACCCCATCATATGAGCGGACGACGTTTAATGTGGAGAAAATGAAAAACGCGTTGCTTCCGGTTGTGACGAAAAATCCTTCTTCTTCGGAAATTGCCCATATCCATCAAGACTTGACGATTTATCTTTCCGATTTAGAAGCGGGGCGCGGACTCACATTTTCGCAGCAAGAAGGACGAAGAATCTTTTTCTTTGTGATTGAAGGCGATGTTACATTAAACGGGGAAACGGCGCTGCGCAAGCGCGATTCGGCGCGGATTACGGAAACGCCGACGCTTCATATCGCATCAGAAAATGGCGCGCGTTTTATGCTAATTGATTTACCGTAATGAACGCGGAGACTGACTCAAAATGTTGTTTGGCCACAAACAGAATACCTATATTGTTCGGTGCGTAATATACAGTGACACAGAATGGTGTCCCATCATTTTTGGGACACCTTCATTTTTTTCAAGACCTATTTGGGTTGAGAAAACATCGGGAAATGTGTAAACTAGTAATGCAGAGAGACAGAATGCGATCATACAGTGTACAAGCTGGTCATATGATGAAAATAGAAGGCATCGCACGACACGTTGTGTGGTGCCTTTCCTGTATGGTATAGGGTGAGGAGGAGAAATTGTGAATAAAAAAACAACAGCAATGCTTATGGCTTTATCGATGTTAGTTGGCGCCGGTGGCACGTATGCAGGCATGCAGCTTGCGGCGCCTGATGACAATCATGATGTAGCGTTTGTTGCGCCGGATAAAACGTTAACGAACAACGATGAGAAAGAACTGAAAAAAGTTGAACAAGCTTACGAACTGATTAAAAACCGCTATGTAGAAAAAGTCGATGACGACAAATTAATTCAAGGCGCGATCCAAGGAATGATCAGCACGCTGAACGATCCGTATTCTGTTTATATGGACGAAGAAACGACCGAACAATTTAACGAGTCGCTCGATTCTTCATTTGAAGGAATCGGTGCCGAAGTCAGTATGATTGACGGAAAAGTGACGATTGTCGCACCGATTAAAAACTCGCCGGCGGAAAAAGCGGGATTAAAGCCAAATGATCAAATTTTGCGGGTAAATGGCGAAAGTCTCGAGGGGCTTGATTTATATGAAGCTGTGTTGAAAATTCGCGGAAAAAAAGGGACGACGGTGCAATTGGATATTCTTCGCCCCGGCGTCAAAGACGTGATTAAAGTAAAAGTCGTCCGCGATGAAATTCCGATTGAAACGGTGTATGATTCCGTAAAAACGTATAACGGGAAAAAAGTCGGCTATTTGGAAGTGACGTCATTTTCCGAGAACACAGCGCAAGATTTTAAAAAGAAATTGGCGAAACTGGAGGAAGATCATATCGATGGCTTAATTATTGACGTGCGCGGCAATCCGGGTGGCTATTTGCAAAGCGTGGAAGAAATTTTAAAACAATTCATTCCGAAAGATAAACCGTACGTGCAAATTGAAGAGCGCGATGGCGATAAGCAGCGTTTTTATTCCGATTTGACCGTGAAAAAGCCGTACCCGATCGTCGTGTTAATTGACAAAGGTAGCGCGTCTGCTTCGGAAATTTTGGCTGGCGCGATGAAAGAAGCAGGTGGATACAAACTCGTCGGCGAAACATCGTTCGGAAAAGGAACGGTGCAACAAGCGATTCCGATGGGGGACGGCAGCAACATAAAATTAACGCTTTATAAATGGCTGACGCCGGACGGCCATTGGATTCATAAGAAAGGAATTAAGCCGGATGTTGAAGTCAAACAGCCTGATTACTTCCACGCCAGTCCGCTTCATATCGAAAAAGCACTTTCCTTTGATATGAACAACGAACAAGTGAAAAATGCCCAACAAATGTTGAAAGGGATTGGATTTGACCCGGGCCGCACCGACGGATACTTCAGCAAAGAAACCGAGTCAGCGGTAAAAGCGTTCCAAAAAGCGAATAAGCTCCCGCCAACCGGAAAAATTGATAAAAACACCGCCGACGTATTGCAGGCAAAAGTGATGGATGCGATTCGCAACGAAAACAATGATGTTCAGCTAAAAACGGCGATGAAAGTGTTGTTTCCATAAAACGAAACGGGCAGCGCCTTGAGCGTTGCCCGTTTTTTAACGAGAAAATACAAACCGTTTTTGTCCAATATAATTCAAAATCGTATAAAATCCTGCGCCAAGCAAAAGCGCTGCATCGTTTGCCATGCGGGGAGAAATGACGCCGGCCGTCAGCGCCGCCCAATCAACGAGCTGTTTGCTTAGACGGTACGAAAAATAGTAGCACACGATCATAACCGCGATAAAGCGGAATGCGCCTTCGATAATGGAGACATTGCTTTGAAACGTAAACGTTCGATTCAATATGTAGCTTACGACCGCGCCGATCGCATTGCCGACCAACGTTGCCCACCAATACGAAATGTGGGAGAGATGGTAAAGAAGATACATTATCGATAATCCGACCGCAGTGTGGATGATGCCGACAAGCAAAAATCGGAAAAATAGCTGATTCATAGTCGCACCTTTTCTTTTTTGG contains:
- the ftsE gene encoding cell division ATP-binding protein FtsE — translated: MIEMQDVYKTYPNGVVALNGVNVRIKQGEFVYVVGPSGAGKSTLVKMIYREEKPTSGTIMVNGVNLAKLRDSKVPLLRRHIGVVFQDFKLLPKLTVYENVAFALEVIEESPKVIRNKVMEVLELVGLKHKVRSYPDELSGGEQQRVSIARSIVNSPKIVIADEPTGNLDPETSWGIMELFEKINNRGTTIVMATHNREIVNTIRRRVIAMENGKIVRDEAKGEYGYEA
- a CDS encoding GtrA family protein, with translation MNQLFFRFLLVGIIHTAVGLSIMYLLYHLSHISYWWATLVGNAIGAVVSYILNRTFTFQSNVSIIEGAFRFIAVMIVCYYFSYRLSKQLVDWAALTAGVISPRMANDAALLLGAGFYTILNYIGQKRFVFSR
- a CDS encoding peptidoglycan DD-metalloendopeptidase family protein, with the translated sequence MKRRKVMALAAATALSIGIFPHFANAVSDREIQEKRDAINAIRSKQSAVQNKINNADQQIQKLQTQQKTLSSEIDKLDLAVEETSGKIRSLSADIQKTKQDVETLKREIAEIQERIEKRNEILKERVRSLQESGGVISYLEVLLGSQSFSDFIDRISAVTTIFEADKQIIREQQADKALKEKKEKELTDKLNSLQADLKELEQLKQKLNEQINQKNQLMANLKQKEQEHHEMKMALAEEQELLRKQEAAVKYQLQQLMEKKRAEEAAKRRVVADHTYSSSSSSGSGSNDTYSGGSSSSRGASNVPPVTSGAFMRPANGPITSGFGYRSFGGGEFHPGIDIGKRGAVVPVVAAADGYVFRSYLSSSYGNVIFITHVINGQVYTTVYAHLEARLVGEGQAVRKGQVIGYMGNTGRSTGPHLHFELHRGQWNPAKSNAVNPLDYINF
- a CDS encoding pirin family protein, with the protein product MIQVYPAQSRYHADYGWLKTYHSFSFGDYYDPNNIHFGPMRVLNDDFVAPLRGFGAHPHQEMEIVSIVLKGYLKHEDSAGHTATTTFGGVQRMSAGTGIVHSETNPSPTEEVNFLQLWFFPEVRGLTPSYERTTFNVEKMKNALLPVVTKNPSSSEIAHIHQDLTIYLSDLEAGRGLTFSQQEGRRIFFFVIEGDVTLNGETALRKRDSARITETPTLHIASENGARFMLIDLP
- a CDS encoding DoxX family protein, whose translation is MASIGLLLIRLVFGLTFAGHGAQKLFGWFGGHGLKGTAGWMESIGLKPGKAMAFAAGASELVGGILFAIGLLTPLAALLMVVPMIVAIAKVHGPNGYWATQNGYEYNLAIIVVAIGVALIGPGQYALDAIIFE
- a CDS encoding S41 family peptidase, producing the protein MNKKTTAMLMALSMLVGAGGTYAGMQLAAPDDNHDVAFVAPDKTLTNNDEKELKKVEQAYELIKNRYVEKVDDDKLIQGAIQGMISTLNDPYSVYMDEETTEQFNESLDSSFEGIGAEVSMIDGKVTIVAPIKNSPAEKAGLKPNDQILRVNGESLEGLDLYEAVLKIRGKKGTTVQLDILRPGVKDVIKVKVVRDEIPIETVYDSVKTYNGKKVGYLEVTSFSENTAQDFKKKLAKLEEDHIDGLIIDVRGNPGGYLQSVEEILKQFIPKDKPYVQIEERDGDKQRFYSDLTVKKPYPIVVLIDKGSASASEILAGAMKEAGGYKLVGETSFGKGTVQQAIPMGDGSNIKLTLYKWLTPDGHWIHKKGIKPDVEVKQPDYFHASPLHIEKALSFDMNNEQVKNAQQMLKGIGFDPGRTDGYFSKETESAVKAFQKANKLPPTGKIDKNTADVLQAKVMDAIRNENNDVQLKTAMKVLFP
- the ftsX gene encoding permease-like cell division protein FtsX; protein product: MRLNTLKRHMRESAKSLGRNGWMTFASISAVTVTLLLVGVFLVVMFNMNHFAKKIENDVEIRVHIDVAANDQDKQALRAQIEAIPEVKDIRYSSKEQELKNLIKSFGEEGSSFRLFEQDNPLSDVYVVKTEKPTDTIKVAKRIEKFQFVHKVNYGQGQVEKLFSTLKVARNIGIVLIIGLLFTAMFLISNTIKITIFARRREIEIMRLVGATNGFIRWPFFLEGLWLGVIGAIFPIVSILVVYYNIYKFLEPKITVPFIELLPFYPFMWQISLILLIFGACIGVWGSMMSVRRFLKV